The following coding sequences lie in one Fusarium poae strain DAOMC 252244 chromosome 1, whole genome shotgun sequence genomic window:
- a CDS encoding hypothetical protein (TransMembrane:2 (i148-164o659-683i)): protein MVKSSPPSNSGFLAPARPRFNSQRTSDRLREAQTFVTPPFKMGGAIRKGRRSVFKEVGLEHDLDYPASASTSAPSLLASEQLDTQHSDQHSPNKRTFEQDSDSNQQRPRQSSLSSPWTWYAKLSNPKGRPRIKSTTGTASSISGLQRFTMLAVLIAVILPAFSWRNGQSFSDVNGASAGVIKKRETSPTEVCARWGLQAAQLNGTLYLYGGRSRSKADQTEDTWNNNFLTLDLTKDWDIDSPSLKGLEKPSGPPEVSMGYLWHDYNNLYLYGGQFSDAPYVDPEPESVWRYSIKDEEWTEFKNPKTSAGNESEPGDRPVHRAAEGAGISVPELGLSWYFGGHLDWATTPSWPRSVERVYLKSLLEFTHPGYVNTGVDNLSEGTGAGDSGAYRNITEAGIQSGNFTERADGVLVFVPGWGEQGVLIGLAGGTNSTFTEDLSVLNVYDIANSEWFHQKTSGDTPGVRVNPCAVIASAPDASSFQIYMFGGQDLPFGNQTQYNDMYILTIPSFTWIKVDQNDENRPAPRAGHSCAMYDGQIVVVGGVGEDIKCDPGMYVFDATSLEWKDKFTAGDHDPDHHPDNFVLAGSHGYEVPDAVREVIGGDKDGSATVTTPAAGPATGGPFLTGKPPVFTVTSAPTATSSSSSDYDDEDGGNINGGLVAAGVIAGTFGVLACYLGFCAWLYRRQVNAYKTHLAVQNRYPVASHSMLNPTGPNRGYSQRSLFGWVGTNRNQQYTSEPKWRPEDEDDTTPGDPGSSSGSGGPKHSEDTRPGTSNSRGSTEGLLEGEEPSFFSVVMGPRRALRVVNNAE from the exons ATGGTCAAATCCTCTCCCCCGTCTAATTCGGGTTTCCTAGCTCCAGCTCGGCCTCGTTTTAACTCGCAACGCACCTCGGATCGCCTGCGTGAGGCTCAGACCTTTGTAACACCACCTTTCAAAATGGGAGGCGCTATCAGAAAGGGCAGAAGATCTGTTTTTAAAGAAGTCGGTCTGGAACACGATTTGGATTATCCCGCCTCTGCCTCTACATCAGCACCTTCACTGTTGGCGAGCGAACAACTTGACACTCAGCATAGCGATCAGCACTCGCCTAACAAGCGAACGTTTGAACAAGACAGCGACAGTAACCAGCAACGCCCGCGCCAATCGTCTTTATCGTCGCCTTGGACTTGGTACGCTAAGCTATCAAACCCTAAAGGCCGACCAAGAATCAAGAGCACTACGGGTACAGCCTCGAGTATCTCAGGTTTGCAGCGCTTCACCATGCTAGCAGTCCTCATCGCCGTTATTCTTCCAGCCTTCAGTTGGAGGAATGGTCAATCATTCTCCGATGTGAACGGAGCCAGTGCCGGCGTCATCAAGAAACGCGAGACCAGTCCTACAGAAGTGTGCGCTCGGTGGGGTCTTCAGGCTGCTCAGCTCAACGGGACGCTCTATCTGTATGGCGGTCGCTCTAGATCAAAAGCCGATCAAACTGAAGACACATGGAACAACAACTTTCTAACACTGGATCTTACCAAAGATTGGGATATCGACTCGCCCTCTCTCAAGGGTCTTGAGAAACCCAGTGGTCCTCCAGAGGTGTCTATGGGCTATCTTTGGCACGACTATAACAACCTTTATCTCTATGGAGGTCAGTTCTCCGATGCACCATATGTTGACCCCGAACCCGAATCTGTATGGCGATACTCCATAAAGGACGAAGAATGGACTGAGTTCAAGAATCCCAAGACTTCGGCTGGTAACGAATCCGAACCTGGGGATCGACCAGTCCATCGTGCTGCCGAAGGAGCTGGTATCTCTGTGCCAGAGCTCGGTTTGAGTTGGTATTTTGGCGGTCATCTTGATTGGGCTACTACCCCAAGCTGGCCTCGCAGCGTTGAACGGGTATATCTCAAGAGTCTCCTTGAGTTCACTCATCCTGGCTACGTGAATACCGGTGTCGACAATCTCTCCGAAGGCACAGGTGCAGGCGACAGTGGAGCTTATCGCAACATCACCGAGGCAGGTATCCAGAGCGGAAACTTTACCGAAAGAGCAGACGGAGTTCTTGTTTTTGTGCCTGGGTGGGGAGAGCAAGGCGTATTGATTGGTCTTGCTGGAGGTACTAATAGCACTTTCACCGAGGATCTCAGTGTTTTGAATGTCTACGACATTGCAAACTCAGAATGGTTCCATCAGAAAACATCGGGAGATACGCCAGGTGTCCGCGTTAATCCCTGCGCCGTCATCGCCAGCGCGCCTGATGCATCGAGTTTCCAGATCTACATGTTTGGTGGACAGGATCTACCTTTT GGAAACCAAACACAGTACAATGATATGTACATCCTCACTATCCCTTCCTTCACATGGATCAAAGTCGACCAGAACGACGAGAATAGACCAGCCCCACGAGCTGGTCACTCTTGCGCCATGTACGACGGTCAGATTGTCGTCGTCGGTGGAGTAGGCGAGGACATCAAATGCGATCCAGGCATGTACGTATTTGATGCCACTTCACTCGAGTGGAAGGATAAATTCACAGCCGGAGATCACGATCCCGACCATCATCCTGACAACTTTGTTCTCGCTGGATCTCACGGATACGAGGTCCCCGACGCCGTACGCGAGGTTATCGGTGGAGACAAGGACGGTAGCGCTACGGTGACTACCCCCGCTGCGGGGCCGGCCACCGGAGGTCCGTTCTTGACGGGTAAACCTCCGGTGTTTACAGTCACGTCGGCACCCACAGCGACGTCCAGTTCGTCTTCTGATtacgatgatgaggacggAGGAAATATCAACGGAGGACTAGTAGCTGCAGGTGTGATTGCGGGCACCTTTGGCGTTCTGGCTTGCTACCTTGGTTTCTGTGCCTGGCTCTACCGCCGTCAAGTCAACGCCTACAAAACACATCTGGCGGTACAGAACCGATACCCCGTTGCCTCACACTCGATGCTCAACCCCACAGGGCCCAACCGTGGATATTCCCAGCGTAGCCTCTTCGGTTGGGTCGGGACTAATCGCAACCAACAATACACCTCAGAGCCCAAGTGGCGGCCCGAAGACGAGGACGACACCACCCCTGGAGATCCCGGCTCCAGCAGCGGGTCCGGAGGTCCAAAGCACAGCGAAGACACTAGGCCCGGGACAAGCAACAGCAGAGGCTCAACTGAGGGACTACTCGAGGGCGAAGAACCCAGTTTCTTCAGTGTTGTTATGGGTCCGCGCCGGGCGTTGCGGGTTGTCAATAACGCAGAATAA